In Bactrocera dorsalis isolate Fly_Bdor unplaced genomic scaffold, ASM2337382v1 BdCtg007, whole genome shotgun sequence, a single window of DNA contains:
- the LOC105228259 gene encoding E3 ubiquitin-protein ligase Ubr3 isoform X1 has protein sequence MDEDENLSSGGDINNEISISRVGGSNAGSNDISNVDNEITEDDEFDDVDISMVVNLPSGVSVSTSGNSEPRSQSSYVAVATAPISVRAGLDFPDWESVGTTETDEDLLTDTSSFASSSGMAAGIVPGSTGGAKPSFFFGTSTSFSLRSRKEVAALINAECCRSEKTPELDAIVDKLFNPGTPIDNADNIEWIRWLIAGGRTPQEFVRIVRSYDNHAKCGLVWVPHVVAYRCRTCGISPCMSICRDCFKKGDHTNHDFNMFLSQAGGACDCGDTSVMKAEGFCSDHGINNRTNKEPVPPNLLAVAGAIMPKLLFRLLQHFRENSDATSQTYNLAAYSCEEFTNMLIDLNNMGEIMRKVMTRALINPDVYKFFTESPCLDTRHGRFLKSNREKYEDAVNRFPRPEPPDDYKHLPALGEKLVHTTLLEEFIFWTFKFEFPQNLVCFLLNMLPDQDYKEHLTRTFVMHYSRIPSVLEMSRDPDTLSNRVVHMSVQLFSNESLALKMVKELSLLHVMIISLKLMMSKILIQNTLHDPNKNFHFVIDCTRQVMKDHCYWPLVSDFNNVLSHESVALVFLRDDNLIDMWFQFLSMLQGMNVNVRETTSHVEFEPNSYYAAFSCELEASAYPMWSIISHLQDGTHAHLAKKIITYCVNTLHEWLDAIYFLEPKLSPDEMMQASFHFPLHRYLAAFLCQAVTKMGMSLSEVLPTRSYILPLLMIHPLRVQSFFYEILAGKWVRNGLQIKGQAMTYIQANFCNSMADMDLFFLQICATNLPQYFFLQNTIELFGVGQWLEFAPLKQPQKLEQCSMLEGFLTFLATLVTSRTNLGNDEATQCIIEISALLATENKTHSQLLELMPERSGNVHTKNFENFLKKLSVYKAPSSGSENLEQGLFTPIDDVWEQHYDPLHVLLRAVHRRDFQSSLDRFTNYVKSKNKMPSSGNLWPPFRLPRKVGVAFSDPCCILNSRVFHSTILSILFRAVHSRDVSEHLLALAIFLLEIAVEKSNDTNGTDNDKAAVVECEPKNKHGYPFSLRRDPPKLFHCYPTDNLRCNLRYVVSKLSLKSHEPQVSPASYRSNQFYGDLDYDVESDTATALPMIGGSDDDLDDDSMSVSVASGTSTAMVRMQNMEVALPPDLSLVPEQGLVIRQDSQDDDTLRDADDAIEGASPSVGFRFSLQPITLPESGMEVAIRRELQLLAGGSVTAGGGGGSSAVSAGGTSASGLRRTAEVQHNPQQQNEMFSPSTNNANSMLLPFQRVQPVAVPIGSRSIVPTATIRGVVGVPTLSGRRTYDSASRKRTTQLVDNAIGGQNKDEVPIEESILSLLLKLHSQLSGTLDSFSLSDGEDEEAEEDTGERMQFSSSSIVKDRLKHVDIENDITAKATSVNHLEKERLSKIDESSNPSHSAPDSPSAMDIDCVEASTSAAASNLNLDSSQRKHNHNSTSRKRIRNYRKIRVSDSRIGDGPYFIGNLIRKIAQRDELCAQSIDEIRSTLWPNQREKQAEQKARETREKEERRKRARERQMKMMQDFANKQKEFMQTAAHTMEGNMDDEDDDIFEEQPREKEYDCIICNCTTPSTESNPIGLVVLVESSGIVGHRRRTAERLPLPLCLEDEERLKQTTRLAIEFNRRTDLLSLKFGEESWYLSNNMAYENGVHVQSCGHHVHLSCLDAYLKTLYATQRQHQHERGEFYCPVCRQLSNSVLPLSPQLDRPTPMVRSGTQPFEQLVAELTNLIKENVRPTQTSTKLSEAMGRAMEDMTNITHRKMKRVPPTLRSLFVFVTSIARTNLESEIIQRGGSLCTTNSTRYKPKRDCIVPLLHVLSVHVRVLVEWPLWRSWASLAGLPVSDSAPVPSHCLELIPSLLADPIALLLKFILLAPLHLDQDFFTCMVKVMYNLLYYQIVVQLCVTLTDLECEYIISKFNKSPSMDDSDTIGRRNSSRTSGTTSSNIPYLGRAMALVLNNTNRMSHLRRESIPSTSTAAAAAAKANCAGFYAFSGLGYSSNNRGGNDDANISKSDVEVNLKSMEAQLQTLCLPFLRIAALLRQHLYRHDMPEITAPGLEFVRLVYYLELVTDSMDWDCFNASKGLCFISGTEQTLPKFWCDQLMDIRPPTDTVRELVILNQHGSWQQPKLLELPREYERLFTYYHERPCLNCYKVPKESSICLLCGTIVCLKQTCCAENDCCEAVRHTITCGGGIGIFLVVTSTYIIVIRGRRACLWGSLYLDDFDEEDRDLKRGKPLYLSQDRFNLLESQWLSHKFAHTKHTWVFHRDLL, from the exons ATGGACGAAGACGAAAACCTATCTAGTGGTGGCGACATAAACAATGAAATTTCAATTAGTCGAGTTGGTGGTAGTAATGCAGGAAGCAATGATATTTCAAACGTTGATAATGAAATAACAGAAGATGACGAATTTGATGATGTTGATATTTCGATGGTAGTTAATTTACCGTCAGGTGTCTCCGTTAGCACATCAGGAAACTCAGAACCTAGGTCACAGTCTTCTTATGTAGCCGTTGCCACTGCTCCTATTTCGGTGCGAGCTGGGCTCGATTTTCCGGATTGGGAATCGGTAGGCACGACCGAAACGGATGAAGACCTGCTAACAGATACTTCATCTTTTGCTTCGAGCTCGGGGATGGCCGCAGGAATAGTGCCCGGCAGTACAGGTGGAGCTAAACCAAGTTTTTTCTTTGGGACATCAACATCATTTAGCTTAAGAAGTCGCAAAGAGGTAGCGGCACTGATTAATGCCGAGTGTTGTCGAAGTGAGAAAACACCGGAATTGGACGCAATTGTGGACAAGCTTTTTAATCCGGGAACTCCTATAGACAATGCTGATAATATTGAGTGGATTCGTTGGTTAATTGCAGGAGGTCGCACACCTCAAGAATTCGTAAGAATTG TACGAAGCTATGATAATCACGCAAAATGCGGTCTTGTGTGGGTACCACATGTAGTGGCGTACCGATGTCGAACATGCGGAATTTCACCTTGTATGTCAATTTGTCGAGACTGCTTCAAGAAAGGAGATCACACAAATCATGACTTCAACATGTTCTTATCACAAGCAGGCGGCGCATGCGATTGTGGTGATACTTCTGTAATGAAAGCTGAGGGGTTTTGCAGCGATCATGGAATCAACAATCGAACCAATAAAGAGCCTGTGCCACCTAACTTACTCGCCGTAGCAGGAGCAATAATGCCTAAATTACTTTTCCGATTACTACAGCACTTTAGAGAGAATAGTGATGCAACTTCTCAAACTTACAATCTGGCGGCTTACTCGTGTGAAGAATTTACCAATATGTTGATCGATTTAAACAATATGGGTGAAATAATGCGTAAAGTAATGACTAGAGCGCTTATTAATCCTGAT gtgtataaattttttaccgAATCTCCTTGCTTGGATACCAGACATGGCAGATTTTTGAAGTCAAATCGTGAAAAATACGAAGATGCCGTTAATCGCTTTCCTCGTCCAGAACCTCCTGACGATTATAAGCATCTCCCAGCATTAGGGGAAAAGTTAGTTCACACAACTCTTTTAGAAGAATTCATTTTTTGGACATTTAAGTTTGAATTTCCCCAAAATTTGGTGTGCTTTTTACTGAATATGCTGCCTGATCAAGACTACAAG GAACATCTCACTCGAACTTTTGTTATGCACTACAGTCGAATACCATCTGTTTTGGAAATGTCTCGTGATCCAGATACACTTAGTAATCGAGTAGTACACATGAGCGTTCAACTTTTTTCCAATGAGAGTTTAGCTTTGAAAATGGTTAAAGAGTTATCTTTGCTGCATGTAATGATAATCAGTCTCAAACTAATGatgtcaaaaatattaatacaaaatacTTTACATG atccaaataaaaattttcactttgtaATCGATTGTACTCGCCAAGTGATGAAGGATCATTGCTACTGGCCTCTCGTTTCTGACTTCAACAATGTGCTCTCTCATGAATCAGTGGCTTTGGTCTTCTTACGTGATGATAATCTAATCGACATGTGGTTCCAGTTTCTGTCAATGCTGCAGGGCATGAATGTTAATGTTCGAGAAACGACATCACATGTGGAGTTTGAACCGAATTCCTATTACGCAGCGTTTTCGTGCGAGTTGGAAGCAAGTGCTTACCCCATGTGGTCTATAATTTCCCATTTGCAGGATGGCACACATGCTCATTTAGCCAAAAAGATAATAACATACTGTGTTAATACTCTACATGAATGGCTGGATGCCATTTACTTTTTGGAACCTAAATTGTCTCCG GATGAAATGATGCAAGCGTCCTTTCACTTTCCATTACATCGATATTTGGCAGCGTTTCTATGCCAGGCTGTAACCAAAATGGGGATGTCGCTTTCAGAAGTGCTGCCTACCAGGTCATATATATTGCCTCTTTTAATGATACATCCTCTGCGAGTTCAG AGTTTCTTCTATGAGATACTGGCTGGGAAATGGGTGCGTAATGGACTACAAATCAAAGGTCAAGCCATGACCTATATACAGGCGAATTTTTGCAACTCTATGGCTGACATGGACCTATTCTTTCTGCAAATATGTGCAACGAATTTGCCACAATACTTCTTTTTGCAGAACACAATTGAACTTTTCGGTGTAGGTCAGTGGTTAGAGTTTGCACCATTAAAACAGCCTCAAAAGTTAGAGCAGTGCTCAATGCTAGAGGGattcttaacttttttagcAACGCTTGTAACTAGTCGTACGAATCTCGGTAATGACGAGGCTACACAATGTATCATTGAGATAAGTGCTTTACTCGCAACTGAGAATAAGACACATTCGCAATTGTTAGAATTGATGCCGGAACGATCTGGCAATGTACATACGaaaaactttgaaaactttCTGAAAAAGCTATCTGTTTACAAGGCTCCTTCTTCTGGTTCGGAAAATTTGGAACAGGGTCTTTTTACTCCGATTGATGATGTGTGGGAACAGCACTATGACCCCTTGCATGTACTTTTGCGAGCAGTACATCGGCGCGACTTTCAATCGTCTCTCGATCGTTTTACAAACTATGTTAAAAGTAAGAATAAAATGCCATCTAGTGGTAATTTGTGGCCACCGTTTCGACTACCaaggaaagtgggcgtggcattTAGTGATCCATGTTGTATTCTTAATTCTCGTGTGTTTCACTCCACTATACTATCAATTTTATTTCGAGCAGTGCATTCGCGGGACGTATCTGAGCACTTGTTAGCGTTAGCAATATTTCTGTTAGAAATTGCTGTTGAGAagagtaacgacactaatggtACTGACAATGACAAGGCTGCCGTTGTGGAATGTGAACCAAAAAACAAACATGGCTACCCATTTTCTTTGAGACGTGATCCACCAAAACTTTTCCACTGCTATCCGACTGATAACCTACGATGTAATTTACGTTATGTCGTTTCAAAGTTATCTTTAAAGTCTCACGAGCCACAGGTATCGCCAGCAAGTTACCGTTCTAATCAATTTTACGGAGATTTAGATTATGATGTAGAAAGTGATACTGCGACTGCTTTGCCCATGATTGGTGGCAGTGATGATGACTTAGATGATGATTCAATGAGTGTAAGTGTGGCTAGCGGCACGTCGACTGCAATGGTGCGAATGCAAAATATGGAAGTGGCCTTGCCACCAGATCTTTCATTAGTACCAGAACAAGGCTTAGTAATCAGACAAGATAGCCAGGATGATGATACGTTGCGAGATGCCGATGATGCTATTGAAGGTGCCTCACCATCTGTAGGTTTTCGATTCTCATTACAACCTATTACATTACCCGAAAGTGGAATGGAAGTGGCTATAAGAAGGGAATTGCAATTACTAGCTGGTGGCAGTGTAACTGCTGGTGGAGGGGGTGGAAGTAGTGCTGTTAGTGCTGGTGGAACATCCGCGAGCGGATTAAGAAGGACTGCGGAAGTCCAACATaatccacaacaacaaaatgaaatgttttCACCCAGTACAAACAATGCTAATAGCATGTTATTGCCATTTCAACGAGTACAACCGGTTGCTGTACCGATCGGTAGTCGAAGCATAGTTCCCACAGCAACAATACGTGGTGTGGTGGGAGTTCCTACGTTGAGTGGACGTCGAACTTATGATTCGGCTTCACGCAAACGAACTACCCAGTTGGTAGACAATGCGATTGGAGGGCAAAACAAAGACGAAGTTCCCATCGAGGAAAGCATACTTTCGTTACTCTTAAAGCTACATTCACAGCTTAGTGGTACATTGGATAGTTTCTCATTAAGCGATGGTGAAGAtgaagaagcagaagaagataCTGGCGAAAGGATGCAGTTTTCAAGCTCAAGTATAGTAAAAGACCGACTTAAACATGTGGATATTGAAAATGACataacagcaaaagcaacatcTGTCAATCATTTAGAAAAGGAAAGACTGTCAAAGATAGACGAATCAAGTAATCCATCGCATAGCGCACCAGATTCACCTTCAGCCATGGATATAGACTGCGTGGAAGCCAGCACTTCTGCTGCCGCTTCTAATCTTAACCTAGATTCTAGTCAACGGAAACACAATCACAATAGCACGAGTAGAAAGCGTATTCGTAATTATAGGAAAATTCGAGTATCCGATTCTCGGATTGGTGATGGCCCCTATTTTATTGGTAATCTTATACGTAAAATAGCACAACGTGATGAGTTGTGCGCCCAAAGCATTGACGAGATACGTTCAACACTTTGGCCGAATCAACGTGAAAAACAAGCCGAGCAAAAAGCTCGAGAGACGAGGGAGAAAGAAGAGCGTCGTAAGCGCGCGCGGGAGCGGCAAATGAAAATGATGCAAGACTTCGCAAATAAGCAAAAAGAATTCATGCAAACGGCTGCTCACACAATGGAGGGCAATATGGACGACGAAGATGATGACATTTTCGAAGAGCAGCCGCGTGAAAAGGAGTATGATTGTATTATTTGCAATTGCACAACACCCAGTACTGAATCCAATCCCATTGGACTTGTTGTATTGGTTGAATCTAGCGGCATTGTTGGACATCGACGTCGAACCGCTGAACGGTTGCCGTTGCCACTTTGtctcgaagacgaagagcgatTAAAACAAACCACCAGGTTAGCAATTGAGTTCAACCGACGGACTGATCTATTGAGTTTAAAATTTGGGGAAGAGTCCTGGTATCTCTCCAACAATATGGCCTACGAAAATGGTGTACATGTGCAATCGTGTGGCCATCATGTTCACCTTAGTTGCCTTGATGCTTATCTGAAAACATTGTATGCCACACAACGGCAACATCAGCATGAACGAGGGGAATTTTATTGTCCAGTCTGCAGGCAGCTGTCTAATTCGGTCCTACCACTGAGTCCCCAACTGGATAGACCTACGCCGATGGTACGATCAGGTACCCAACCTTTTGAGCAGCTTGTAGCTGAATTGACCAATCTGATCAAAGAAAATGTGCGACCAAcg CAGACGTCAACAAAACTATCGGAGGCCATGGGTCGCGCAATGGAGGATATGACAAATATTACTCATCGTAAAATGAAGCGTGTACCGCCAACATTACGCAGTCTATTCGTTTTCGTGACATCAATTGCTCGTACGAATTTAGAGTCGGAAATTATACAGCGCGGGGGTTCTCTATGCACAACAAATTCTACACGCTACAAACCGAAGCGCGACTGCATAGTTCCTTTACTGCATGTGTTATCTGTACATGTTCGTGTGTTGGTGGAATGGCCACTTTGGCGATCGTGGGCATCACTTGCTGGTTTACCGGTAAGCGATTCGGCTCCAGTACCTTCGCATTGCCTCGAACTGATACCTAGCCTTTTGGCCGACCCCATAGCGTTGctgttgaaatttattttgttagcTCCTCTACATTTAGACCaag ATTTCTTCACTTGCATGGTTAAGGTTATGTACAATTTATTGTACTACCAAATAGTAGTTCAACTATGCGTTACACTCACAGATTTAGAATGCGAATatataatatcgaaatttaACAAATCTCCTTCCATGGATGATAGCGATACTATCGGCCGACGAAATTCTTCCCGTACAAGTGGTACTACCTCATCGAATATTCCATATTTGGGACGTGCTATGGCGTTGGTATTGAATAACACAAATCGTATGTCACATTTGCGTCGAGAAAGCATACCAAGTACGTCAACGGCTGCTGCTGCCGCGGCAAAGGCGAATTGCGCGGGATTCTATGCATTTTCTGGTCTTGGATATTCATCGAATAATAGAGGTGGAAACGATGATGCGAACATTTCGAAATCTGATGTCGAAGTAAATCTTAAGTCCATGGAAGCTCAATTACAAACATTATGCTTACCATTTTTACGCATAGCAGCATTGTTACGGCAACATTTATATAGACATGATATGCCCGAAATAACCGCACCAGGATTGGAGTTCGTGCGTCTGGTTTATTACTTGGAACTAGTTACAGATTCAATGGACTGGGACTGCTTTAATGCTTCGAAAGGTTTATGCTTCATATCTGGCACTGAGCAAACGTTGCCTAAATTTTGGTGTGACCAATTAATGGATATTCGGCCACCAACAGATACAGTGCGTGAGCTGGTTATCTTAAATCAGCATGGATCTTGGCAACAACCAAAACTTCTCGAATTACCTCGCGAGTATGAGCGATTATTCACG TATTACCATGAACGTCCATGTCTGAACTGTTATAAAGTGCCGAAAGAGAGCTCGATCTGTTTATTATGTGGCACAATTGTGTGTCTTAAACAAACATGCTGTGCTGAAAATGACTGTTGTGAAGCGGTTCGT CACACAATTACTTGCGGGGGAGGAATCGGAATATTTCTTGTCGTTACGTCGACATACATAATCGTGATTCGTGGTAGACGTGCTTGCCTTTGGGGTTCGTTGTATTTGGACGATTTCGATGAAGAAGATCGAGATCTCAA GCGTGGAAAGCCCCTTTATCTAAGTCAGGACCGCTTCAATTTATTGGAATCGCAATGGCTGTCACATAAATTTGCGCATACAAAACATACATGGGTATTCCATCGAGATTTATTGTGA